One Cucurbita pepo subsp. pepo cultivar mu-cu-16 chromosome LG09, ASM280686v2, whole genome shotgun sequence DNA window includes the following coding sequences:
- the LOC111801779 gene encoding flavonoid 3',5'-methyltransferase-like, with protein MADDSKNILQCPALLQYILEENSYPREHEQLKELKEITLETFKSRSVMSVPADQGLFLSMLLKLMNAKKTIEIGVFTGYSLLTTALALPADGQITAIDISRESFEVGLPFIKKAGVDHKINFLESQALTVLNDLLSDGTKGEFDFAFVDANKGEYIKYHELLLKLVKVGGVIAYDNTLWFGTVAQSDDVVDEKLKASRNHIRELNAFLVNDSRVEIALLSIGDGITLCRRIE; from the exons ATGGCCGACGATTCTAAGAACATCCTCCAGTGCCCCGCTCTTCTCCAG TATATACTGGAAGAGAATTCGTATCCGAGAGAGCACGAACAGTTGAAGGAACTCAAAGAAATCACGTTAGAAACGTTCAAGTCCCG GAGCGTGATGAGCGTACCAGCGGATCAAGGATTGTTTCTATCAATGCTTCTGAAATTGATGAACGCAAAGAAAACGATCGAGATCGGCGTATTCACTGGCTATTCGCTCCTTACCACTGCGCTAGCACTGCCCGCTGATGGTCAG attacTGCTATTGATATAAGCAGAGAATCATTCGAAGTTGGCTTACCATTCATAAAAAAGGCCGGAGTTGATCATAAGATCAATTTTCTAGAATCACAAGCATTGACTGTCCTCAACGATCTCCTCAGTGAC GGAACCAAAGGAGAATTTGATTTTGCATTTGTGGATGCTAATAAAGGAGAGTACATTAAATATCACGAATTGCTTCTGAAATTGGTGAAAGTCGGTGGAGTAATTGCTTATGACAATACCCTATGGTTTGGAACAGTGGCACAGAGCGACGACGTCGTTGATGAGAAATTAAAGGCTAGTAGAAACCATATACGAGAACTTAATGCTTTTCTTGTTAATGACTCGCGCGTTGAGATAGCTCTCCTCTCCATTGGAGATGGCATCACTCTCTGCAGACGTATTGA gtaa